A genomic region of Elaeis guineensis isolate ETL-2024a chromosome 9, EG11, whole genome shotgun sequence contains the following coding sequences:
- the LOC105035801 gene encoding F-box protein At1g70590 isoform X1, whose translation MDSIDTPPSSSSAGGLCTLRFRDRRGPPHSPNKKKKPGISSAPISTHDRHRRDRGGDAPPSTPPPPLASFSDLPFDVLARVAATFDVPNLWAASMACRAWREALRPLREAMVLLRWGKRFRHGHGGVRPNPQRALEYFLKGAALGSAPAMVDAGVMYWEMGEKEKAMAFYEKAAELGHPVGQSNLGTCYLEANWPEKAVQWFRQAAESGYARAQYNLALCLHRGRGVDYNLQDAAKWYLKAAEGGNVRAMYNTSLCYSLGEGKPRNIQRARMWLKCAADCGHKKAQFEHGLELFNSGNMIKALVYFELATRAGETAASNMRDLVLQSLSQTSRDRAMLSVDKWRPLQFHH comes from the exons ATGGATTCGATCGATACGCCGCCCTCCTCGTCGTCCGCCGGCGGTCTGTGCACCCTTCGCTTCCGAGACCGCCGCGGGCCCCCTCACAGcccaaacaagaaaaagaagcccGGCATATCCTCCGCCCCCATATCCACCCACGACCGCCACCGCCGAGATAGAGGCGGCGACGCTCCCCCCTCGACCCCTCCTCCGCCGCTGGCGAGCTTCTCCGACCTCCCTTTCGACGTGCTAGCTAGGGTGGCGGCCACCTTCGATGTGCCCAACCTGTGGGCGGCGAGTATGGCGTGCCGCGCCTGGCGGGAGGCACTTCGGCCGCTGCGGGAGGCCATGGTCTTGCTCCGCTGGGGAAAACGCTTCCGGCACGGCCATGGCGGGGTCCGCCCCAACCCGCAACGCGCTCTCGAGTACTTCCTCAAGGGCGCCGCCCTAGGGTCCGCCCCGGCCATGGTGGACGCCGGAGTCATGTATTGGGAAATGGGAGAGAAAGAGAAAGCCATGGCTTTCTATGAGAAAGCTGCCGAGCTCGGGCATCCAGTCGGTCAATCCAATCTTGGCACCTGCTACTTGGAAG CTAATTGGCCTGAGAAGGCTGTGCAATGGTTTCGTCAAGCAGCTGAATCAGGCTATGCACGTGCACAGTATAATTTGGCACTCTGCCTACATAGAGGCCGGGGAGTTGACTACAATCTGCAAGATGCT GCAAAGTGGTATTTGAAAGCAGCAGAAGGGGGAAACGTACGTGCCATGTATAATACTTCCTTGTGCTACTCTCTCGGTGAAGGAAAGCCACGAAATATTCAACGTGCCAGGATGTGGCTGAAATGCGCTGCAGACTGTGGTCACAAAAAGGCTCAGTTTGAGCATGGCCTCGAGCTGTTCAAT TCAGGAAATATGATTAAGGCTCTTGTGTACTTTGAGCTGGCCACACGAGCTGGAGAAACTGCTGCTTCAAATATGAGGGACTTGGTACTCCAAAGTCTATCCCAAACTTCACGTGATCGTGCCATGTTATCTGTTGACAAATGGCGGCCTTTGcagtttcatcactaa
- the LOC105035801 gene encoding uncharacterized protein isoform X3 encodes MDSIDTPPSSSSAGGLCTLRFRDRRGPPHSPNKKKKPGISSAPISTHDRHRRDRGGDAPPSTPPPPLASFSDLPFDVLARVAATFDVPNLWAASMACRAWREALRPLREAMVLLRWGKRFRHGHGGVRPNPQRALEYFLKGAALGSAPAMVDAGVMYWEMGEKEKAMAFYEKAAELGHPVGQSNLGTCYLEANWPEKAVQWFRQAAESGYARAQYNLALCLHRGRGVDYNLQDASGNMIKALVYFELATRAGETAASNMRDLVLQSLSQTSRDRAMLSVDKWRPLQFHH; translated from the exons ATGGATTCGATCGATACGCCGCCCTCCTCGTCGTCCGCCGGCGGTCTGTGCACCCTTCGCTTCCGAGACCGCCGCGGGCCCCCTCACAGcccaaacaagaaaaagaagcccGGCATATCCTCCGCCCCCATATCCACCCACGACCGCCACCGCCGAGATAGAGGCGGCGACGCTCCCCCCTCGACCCCTCCTCCGCCGCTGGCGAGCTTCTCCGACCTCCCTTTCGACGTGCTAGCTAGGGTGGCGGCCACCTTCGATGTGCCCAACCTGTGGGCGGCGAGTATGGCGTGCCGCGCCTGGCGGGAGGCACTTCGGCCGCTGCGGGAGGCCATGGTCTTGCTCCGCTGGGGAAAACGCTTCCGGCACGGCCATGGCGGGGTCCGCCCCAACCCGCAACGCGCTCTCGAGTACTTCCTCAAGGGCGCCGCCCTAGGGTCCGCCCCGGCCATGGTGGACGCCGGAGTCATGTATTGGGAAATGGGAGAGAAAGAGAAAGCCATGGCTTTCTATGAGAAAGCTGCCGAGCTCGGGCATCCAGTCGGTCAATCCAATCTTGGCACCTGCTACTTGGAAG CTAATTGGCCTGAGAAGGCTGTGCAATGGTTTCGTCAAGCAGCTGAATCAGGCTATGCACGTGCACAGTATAATTTGGCACTCTGCCTACATAGAGGCCGGGGAGTTGACTACAATCTGCAAGATGCT TCAGGAAATATGATTAAGGCTCTTGTGTACTTTGAGCTGGCCACACGAGCTGGAGAAACTGCTGCTTCAAATATGAGGGACTTGGTACTCCAAAGTCTATCCCAAACTTCACGTGATCGTGCCATGTTATCTGTTGACAAATGGCGGCCTTTGcagtttcatcactaa
- the LOC105035801 gene encoding uncharacterized protein isoform X2, whose translation MDSIDTPPSSSSAGGLCTLRFRDRRGPPHSPNKKKKPGISSAPISTHDRHRRDRGGDAPPSTPPPPLASFSDLPFDVLARVAATFDVPNLWAASMACRAWREALRPLREAMVLLRWGKRFRHGHGGVRPNPQRALEYFLKGAALGSAPAMVDAGVMYWEMGEKEKAMAFYEKAAELGHPVGQSNLGTCYLEANWPEKAVQWFRQAAESGYARAQYNLALCLHRGRGVDYNLQDAAKWYLKAAEGGNVRAMYNTSLCYSLGEGKPRNIQRARMWLKCAADCGHKKAQFEHGLELFNEI comes from the exons ATGGATTCGATCGATACGCCGCCCTCCTCGTCGTCCGCCGGCGGTCTGTGCACCCTTCGCTTCCGAGACCGCCGCGGGCCCCCTCACAGcccaaacaagaaaaagaagcccGGCATATCCTCCGCCCCCATATCCACCCACGACCGCCACCGCCGAGATAGAGGCGGCGACGCTCCCCCCTCGACCCCTCCTCCGCCGCTGGCGAGCTTCTCCGACCTCCCTTTCGACGTGCTAGCTAGGGTGGCGGCCACCTTCGATGTGCCCAACCTGTGGGCGGCGAGTATGGCGTGCCGCGCCTGGCGGGAGGCACTTCGGCCGCTGCGGGAGGCCATGGTCTTGCTCCGCTGGGGAAAACGCTTCCGGCACGGCCATGGCGGGGTCCGCCCCAACCCGCAACGCGCTCTCGAGTACTTCCTCAAGGGCGCCGCCCTAGGGTCCGCCCCGGCCATGGTGGACGCCGGAGTCATGTATTGGGAAATGGGAGAGAAAGAGAAAGCCATGGCTTTCTATGAGAAAGCTGCCGAGCTCGGGCATCCAGTCGGTCAATCCAATCTTGGCACCTGCTACTTGGAAG CTAATTGGCCTGAGAAGGCTGTGCAATGGTTTCGTCAAGCAGCTGAATCAGGCTATGCACGTGCACAGTATAATTTGGCACTCTGCCTACATAGAGGCCGGGGAGTTGACTACAATCTGCAAGATGCT GCAAAGTGGTATTTGAAAGCAGCAGAAGGGGGAAACGTACGTGCCATGTATAATACTTCCTTGTGCTACTCTCTCGGTGAAGGAAAGCCACGAAATATTCAACGTGCCAGGATGTGGCTGAAATGCGCTGCAGACTGTGGTCACAAAAAGGCTCAGTTTGAGCATGGCCTCGAGCTGTTCAAT GAAATATGA